From Paenibacillus sp. GP183, one genomic window encodes:
- a CDS encoding metallophosphoesterase, with the protein MTETEKISRRTFLKTGWKVGLTVLGMAAMGIFYTMEERFMYQTRHVELTIRDLPGAFKGWNIVQFSDVHFGFHYEAEDFRRVVKMINKLKPDMLFFTGDLLDRAWSEQSPVLPILQELNKPRGGKWAVLGNHDYTSKNRAIQLLQESQFHVLVNSHTYIENNGQRLYIAGVDDYLFGRYDIKKTLQGLSDQDCVLLLAHEPDTADFSCDLGVNAQFSGHSHGGQIRLPFMKPFFTPELAQIYLEGLYTVGDKKMPLYVNRGIGTSTLPIRFFCRPEITVFHLS; encoded by the coding sequence ATGACTGAAACGGAAAAAATAAGCCGTCGCACCTTTTTAAAAACAGGCTGGAAAGTCGGCTTAACTGTGCTTGGCATGGCTGCGATGGGGATCTTTTACACCATGGAAGAACGATTTATGTACCAGACACGGCATGTTGAGTTGACCATCCGTGATTTACCTGGGGCCTTTAAGGGTTGGAACATTGTCCAATTCAGTGATGTTCATTTTGGCTTCCACTATGAAGCCGAGGATTTTCGCCGTGTTGTAAAGATGATCAATAAATTGAAGCCTGATATGTTGTTTTTTACCGGTGATCTTCTAGATAGGGCATGGTCGGAACAGTCACCTGTTCTTCCAATTCTTCAGGAACTAAATAAGCCCCGCGGCGGGAAATGGGCTGTATTGGGAAATCATGACTATACGTCCAAGAACAGGGCGATTCAGTTATTACAAGAGTCGCAATTCCATGTGCTAGTTAATAGTCATACCTATATCGAAAATAACGGGCAGAGACTTTACATTGCTGGAGTGGATGATTATCTATTTGGCAGATACGACATTAAGAAAACTCTTCAAGGTTTGTCAGATCAAGACTGTGTGTTGTTGCTGGCTCATGAACCAGATACAGCCGATTTTAGCTGCGATCTTGGAGTCAATGCCCAATTTTCAGGACATTCACATGGAGGCCAGATTAGATTGCCCTTTATGAAACCATTCTTCACTCCTGAATTAGCACAAATATATTTAGAGGGTCTTTACACAGTGGGTGATAAAAAGATGCCATTGTACGTAAACCGCGGAATTGGAACCAGCACTTTACCGATACGCTTCTTCTGCAGACCGGAGATCACTGTTTTTCATTTATCTTGA
- a CDS encoding aminotransferase class I/II-fold pyridoxal phosphate-dependent enzyme translates to MQLISDKKRIYLSAPHMSGLEQKYVANAFDSNWIAPLGPHVDAFEKELASYTGVNDAAAVNSGTSAIHLALRLLDVHEGDTVFCSSLTFIASANPINYLGATPVFIDSEPETWNMSPQALLQALHEAVHQGSLPKAVIVVNLYGQSAKMDELIALCQLFKVPVIEDAAESLGSTYKGKASGSFGRFGVYSFNGNKIITTSGGGMLVSNDIESLKQARFLATQARDQAPHYQHSQMGYNYRMSNVLAGIGRAQLEVLEERVQARRAIFNRYHHALSPFPGIQFMPELKDTRSNRWLTALTLEEKVTGISSQVLLEALAEDNIEARPIWKPLHTQPLFEGAKYYPHSDNESISEQLFATGLCLPSGSGMTEEEQMRVIECIQSVLIQEKSITA, encoded by the coding sequence ATGCAGTTGATTTCGGATAAAAAAAGGATTTATCTTTCTGCTCCGCACATGAGCGGCCTTGAACAAAAGTACGTGGCCAATGCCTTTGACAGCAACTGGATTGCACCTCTTGGCCCGCATGTGGATGCCTTTGAGAAAGAGCTTGCTTCCTACACAGGGGTAAACGATGCAGCCGCCGTCAATTCGGGTACGTCAGCCATTCACCTGGCGCTTCGGCTGCTCGATGTACATGAAGGGGATACCGTATTTTGCTCCAGCCTTACATTTATTGCGAGTGCTAACCCAATTAACTACTTGGGAGCCACACCGGTATTTATTGATTCAGAGCCCGAGACATGGAATATGTCGCCCCAAGCTTTACTTCAAGCCTTACACGAGGCAGTCCATCAAGGGAGCCTTCCCAAAGCGGTCATCGTCGTTAATTTATATGGCCAAAGCGCGAAAATGGATGAACTCATCGCATTATGTCAACTCTTTAAAGTCCCTGTCATTGAGGACGCTGCAGAGTCGCTGGGTTCCACCTACAAGGGAAAAGCGAGCGGCTCTTTCGGCAGATTTGGTGTGTATTCATTTAACGGGAACAAAATCATTACCACCTCAGGCGGAGGCATGCTGGTTTCCAATGATATCGAGAGCTTGAAGCAAGCTCGTTTTTTGGCCACTCAAGCACGGGATCAGGCCCCGCACTATCAACACAGCCAAATGGGCTATAACTATAGAATGAGTAACGTATTAGCGGGGATCGGCAGAGCGCAGCTGGAGGTTTTGGAAGAGAGAGTCCAGGCCAGAAGAGCGATTTTCAATCGATATCATCATGCGCTGTCTCCTTTTCCAGGCATTCAGTTTATGCCGGAATTGAAAGATACCCGGTCCAATCGCTGGCTTACGGCATTAACTCTGGAGGAGAAGGTAACGGGAATATCCAGCCAGGTCTTATTGGAAGCATTGGCTGAAGACAATATCGAAGCCCGTCCCATTTGGAAGCCGCTTCATACACAGCCGCTGTTTGAAGGTGCAAAATATTATCCTCACAGCGACAATGAGAGTATATCCGAGCAATTGTTTGCAACCGGATTATGCCTGCCATCTGGATCGGGTATGACGGAAGAGGAGCAAATGAGAGTAATCGAGTGTATCCAAAGTGTTTTGATCCAGGAAAAGAGCATCACCGCTTAA
- the glmS gene encoding glutamine--fructose-6-phosphate transaminase (isomerizing) has translation MCGIVGYIGNQDAKEILVRGLEKLEYRGYDSAGIALLNASGVHVYKEQGRIAALRQVIDAQMRGRIGIGHTRWATHGEPSRRNAHPHQSSNGRFTLVHNGVIENYKELKQQYLNQVPFTSDTDSEVIVQLMEKLVADGLQVEAAFRQLLPMLKGSYAIVLLDVENLEAIYVGKNKSPLLIGLGSGFHVLASDAMAMLQLTQQFVELMDEEMAILQPNTKTIKNLSGDIIQRRPFQVKLDASDIEKGPYPHYMLKEIDEQPFIIRNIVSNYQNGHDEINIDPAIRGAVKEADRIYMIACGTSYHAGLVGKHLIEKIADIPVETHIASEFLYNMPILSHKPLFIFISQSGETADTRGVLAAIKKMGCKSLTITNVPGSTLSREADCTLYTHAGPEIAVASTKAYTAQIAVLALLAFDSARVKGRALIGSPLLELSLAANAMEIMINRKEYLEEIVWEYLNVSRNCFYIGRGVDYFACLEGALKLKEISYIQAEGYAGGELKHGTIALIEKGTPVIALVTQAHVKGNIRSNVQEVMARGAHVCMISMEGLEEKTDQIVMPAIHEYLTPLVSVIPLQLMAYYAAVYRGCDVDKPRNLAKSVTVE, from the coding sequence ATGTGTGGGATCGTGGGATATATCGGCAATCAGGATGCCAAGGAGATCTTGGTAAGAGGCTTGGAAAAACTGGAATATAGAGGGTATGATTCTGCGGGAATAGCCTTATTGAATGCCAGTGGAGTACATGTATATAAAGAACAGGGAAGAATCGCTGCACTTCGCCAAGTGATTGACGCTCAAATGAGGGGGAGGATCGGAATCGGCCATACCCGATGGGCCACACATGGAGAACCAAGCCGCAGAAACGCGCACCCCCATCAAAGCAGCAACGGACGGTTTACGCTTGTTCATAATGGCGTGATTGAAAATTACAAAGAGTTAAAGCAGCAATATCTGAATCAAGTGCCATTCACTAGTGATACTGACAGCGAAGTCATCGTACAGCTCATGGAAAAGTTGGTTGCAGACGGCTTACAGGTGGAGGCTGCTTTTCGGCAATTGCTCCCGATGCTGAAAGGATCCTATGCTATTGTTTTACTGGATGTCGAGAACCTTGAAGCCATTTATGTCGGCAAAAATAAAAGTCCGCTGCTCATTGGGCTCGGCAGCGGCTTTCATGTACTTGCAAGCGATGCCATGGCGATGCTGCAGCTCACCCAGCAGTTTGTAGAATTGATGGACGAGGAAATGGCGATTCTTCAGCCAAACACAAAAACGATAAAAAATCTATCGGGCGATATCATTCAGCGCAGGCCCTTTCAAGTAAAGCTGGATGCAAGCGATATCGAAAAGGGACCTTATCCGCACTATATGCTGAAAGAAATTGATGAACAGCCCTTTATTATCCGGAATATAGTATCCAACTATCAAAACGGTCATGATGAAATTAACATCGATCCGGCCATCCGTGGGGCGGTAAAGGAAGCGGATCGAATTTATATGATTGCATGCGGTACGAGCTATCATGCCGGATTGGTCGGAAAGCACCTTATTGAAAAGATAGCAGACATACCCGTGGAAACCCACATCGCGAGCGAATTTTTATATAACATGCCCATTCTCTCCCATAAACCGCTTTTTATCTTTATATCCCAAAGCGGGGAAACAGCTGACACCAGAGGAGTACTGGCGGCCATCAAAAAAATGGGCTGCAAATCTTTGACGATCACGAATGTTCCGGGATCCACTTTATCCCGCGAAGCGGATTGTACCTTATACACGCATGCCGGACCCGAGATTGCAGTCGCATCAACCAAAGCGTATACAGCCCAGATTGCCGTGTTGGCCTTACTTGCTTTTGACAGTGCACGAGTAAAAGGCAGAGCTCTCATCGGCAGCCCCCTTCTTGAATTAAGCTTAGCGGCGAATGCCATGGAAATTATGATAAACAGGAAAGAATACCTTGAAGAGATCGTATGGGAATATTTAAATGTTTCCCGCAATTGTTTTTACATAGGTCGAGGCGTTGACTATTTCGCTTGTCTTGAAGGCGCTTTAAAACTTAAGGAGATTTCATATATTCAAGCTGAGGGTTATGCTGGGGGGGAATTAAAGCATGGCACCATTGCATTAATCGAGAAAGGGACTCCAGTAATCGCATTGGTCACTCAAGCCCACGTTAAGGGAAATATCAGAAGTAATGTTCAGGAGGTCATGGCGCGCGGGGCTCATGTTTGCATGATTAGCATGGAAGGACTCGAGGAGAAGACAGATCAAATTGTAATGCCAGCGATCCATGAATATTTGACTCCGCTTGTTTCAGTAATCCCTTTACAATTAATGGCTTACTATGCAGCGGTATATCGAGGATGTGACGTGGACAAACCAAGAAATTTAGCCAAAAGCGTCACTGTGGAGTGA
- a CDS encoding sugar transferase — MKRLFDVLLSISLLLLFSPFILMVAVLVRWKLGSSVIFKQQRPGLHGKPFYLYKFRTMSDARDNQGNLLPDYIRLTPFGQMLRKYSLDELLQLVNVIKGDLSLVGPRPLLMDYLPLYTDEQAKRHSVKPGITGWAQVNGRNAISWEEKFRLDVWYVENQSFLLDLNIIALTIRKVLKSEGISRGNHVTTEKFSGSNFS; from the coding sequence ATGAAGCGACTTTTCGATGTGTTACTTTCAATCTCGTTATTATTGCTTTTTTCACCGTTCATTCTGATGGTTGCCGTATTAGTTAGATGGAAATTAGGATCTTCCGTCATCTTTAAGCAGCAGCGGCCTGGACTGCATGGCAAACCTTTTTATCTCTATAAATTCCGCACTATGTCGGATGCGAGAGATAACCAAGGAAATTTGTTGCCGGATTATATCAGATTGACTCCTTTTGGACAAATGCTTAGGAAGTACAGTCTGGATGAGTTACTCCAGCTCGTCAACGTGATAAAAGGTGATTTGAGTTTAGTGGGTCCCCGGCCGTTATTGATGGACTATCTGCCATTATATACTGATGAACAAGCCAAACGGCACAGTGTGAAACCAGGTATTACAGGTTGGGCTCAAGTGAATGGCAGAAATGCAATCTCGTGGGAAGAGAAATTTAGACTTGATGTCTGGTATGTTGAAAATCAAAGCTTTCTTCTTGATCTCAATATTATCGCTTTAACGATCAGGAAGGTTTTGAAATCGGAAGGGATCAGTCGTGGGAACCATGTGACTACGGAAAAATTCTCGGGATCTAACTTCTCATGA
- a CDS encoding acetyltransferase, whose translation MEIAVIGDGGHCKVIREMIGANKSCQLRAILDDKYEELILEHDLYLGPISAAQSLLSLIDQLKFVVAIGNNAIRKTIVTKLGLGNEHYASLIHEKAIISSSAVVGQGTVIMANAVINADAQIGNHTIVNTGAIVEHDNRIGDYVHVAPHATLTGSIIVKEGAMIGAGATIIPGRYLGEWAIIGAGSTVIRDIQPNSTAVGTPAIIIKAAI comes from the coding sequence ATGGAAATTGCTGTAATTGGTGATGGCGGCCACTGTAAAGTAATAAGGGAAATGATTGGCGCCAATAAAAGCTGTCAACTCAGAGCCATTCTCGATGACAAATATGAAGAATTAATTCTTGAACATGACTTGTACTTGGGTCCGATTTCTGCTGCACAAAGTTTATTAAGCCTAATTGATCAGCTTAAATTTGTTGTGGCTATAGGGAATAATGCAATAAGAAAAACCATTGTTACCAAGCTAGGATTAGGTAATGAACACTATGCATCCCTTATACACGAGAAAGCAATTATCAGTTCCAGCGCTGTCGTAGGTCAAGGAACAGTGATAATGGCAAATGCAGTGATTAATGCGGATGCACAAATCGGGAACCATACCATTGTCAATACTGGAGCTATAGTGGAACACGACAATCGGATTGGAGATTATGTCCATGTCGCTCCACATGCAACACTGACCGGATCCATAATCGTAAAAGAAGGAGCCATGATTGGAGCGGGAGCCACAATAATTCCTGGAAGATATCTGGGCGAATGGGCAATTATTGGCGCGGGTTCAACAGTGATTAGGGATATTCAACCGAATAGTACAGCTGTTGGGACGCCTGCAATCATCATAAAAGCTGCTATATGA